From one Gossypium hirsutum isolate 1008001.06 chromosome D08, Gossypium_hirsutum_v2.1, whole genome shotgun sequence genomic stretch:
- the LOC107897858 gene encoding uncharacterized protein, producing MTNDLGRWDWARISSVLPDCVLNHIAVVLLPCSNAAPQRVRVFLWLLWQDRILADRNRVHCHMFDDGHCVRCRQPLETSNSVSNTFFSTNSHLWLTKKLDSHEVLSANGKNWSTQFAILCWLLWKCPNNFIFNNSHSNVDVIVDTSLI from the exons ATGACAAATGATTTGGGTAGATGGGATTGGGCTCGTATTTCATCAGTTTTGCCTGACTGTGTACTCAACCATATCGCAGTTGTGCTTCTGCCTTGTTCAAATGCAG CTCCTCAAAGAGTTCGTGTATTCCTATGGCTTCTGTGGCAAGATAGGATTCTGGCAGATAGGAACCGGGTTCACTGTCATATGTTTGATGATGGTCATTGTGTTCGATGTAGGCAGCCTTTGGAGACTTCCAATTCTGTTAGTAATACTTTCTTCTCAACAAACTCGCACTTATGGTTAACCAAAAAGTTGGATTCCCATGAAGTGTTGTCAGCGAATGGAAAGAATTGGTCAACCCAGTTTGCAATCCTATGCTGGTTACTATGGAAATGCCCGAACAACTTCATTTTTAATAATAGCCATAGTAATGTTGATGTTATTGTTGATACAAGTCTAATCTAG